The Doryrhamphus excisus isolate RoL2022-K1 chromosome 1, RoL_Dexc_1.0, whole genome shotgun sequence genome includes a window with the following:
- the ugt8 gene encoding 2-hydroxyacylsphingosine 1-beta-galactosyltransferase, giving the protein MLLSSSLLLLLGLLTWHASTSWAAKIIVVPPTLFESHMYIFNTLAVALHQDGHEVHFLVSEGREVVDSPHYKLQRYPGIFNSSTAESFMQAKVSNIFAGRLTFLELFDILEHYSQNCDYSIVGNTKVMARLKEANFDLLLVDPNEMCGFVLAHILGLKYAVVSTGLWYPTEVCAPAPLSYVPVFNSLLTDRMSLLQRISNTAVYLLENFGVNFIVIPKYDRIMKKHGITPQVPMTELVRGSQMWMLCTDLALEFPRPTLPHVVYVGGILNRPANPLPQEFEAWVNDTADHGFVVVSFGAGVKYLSHDIAHKLAGALARLPQQVIWRFSGVPPSNLGNNTRLVEWMPQNDLLGHAKIRAFLSHGGLNSIFEALYHGVPVVGVPLFGDHYDTMIRVTAKGMGIMLHWKSMSEDDLYNALATVIKDTRYRQRAELLSTIHKDQPEHPVSRVVYWINYILRHNGTEHLRAAVYDISLYQYFLLDVFFVIGAALVMGNFAVRHLGRLLRAKCSDHSNIVSDQVNGISRQEGNMINGHCHSVANGKHKRNNSLKNEKKVN; this is encoded by the exons aTGCTTCTTTCCTCATCACTACTCCTGCTCCTTGGTCTCCTTACCTGGCATGCAAGTACATCATGGGCTGCTAAAATCATCGTGGTCCCACCCACCCTGTTTGAATCACACATGTACATCTTCAATACATTGGCTGTCGCTCTGCACCAGGACGGCCATGAGGTCCATTTTCTTGTCTCTGAGGGTCGTGAGGTCGTTGATTCTCCTCACTATAAACTACAGCGGTACCCAGGGATCTTCAACAGCAGCACAGCAGAAAGTTTTATGCAGGCCAAAGTCAGCAACATCTTTGCAGGGCGCCTTACATTTCTGGAGCTTTTTGACATTCTTGAACACTACAGTCAGAATTGTGACTATTCTATTGTAGGCAATACAAAAGTGATGGCCCGTCTGAAGGAGGCTAATTTCGACCTGTTGCTGGTGGACCCCAATGAAATGTGCGGTTTCGTGCTTGCACACATTCTGGGCCTGAAATATGCAGTGGTCAGCACGGGTTTGTGGTACCCTACGGAAGTGTGCGCTCCAGCCCCGCTTTCGTACGTTCCCGTGTTCAACTCCTTGCTAACCGACCGCATGTCCCTCCTCCAGAGGATCTCCAACACAGCCGTCTATCTCTTGGAGAACTTTGGAGTCAATTTTATTGTGATACCCAAGTACGACCGTATTATGAAGAAACATGGAATAACGCCACAAGTGCCCATGACTGAGCTGGTGCGAGGGAGCCAGATGTGGATGCTGTGCACAGACCTAGCGTTGGAATTCCCCAGGCCCACCTTGCCACATGTGGTGTATGTCGGAGGCATCCTTAACCGACCAGCCAACCCACTGCCACAG GAGTTTGAGGCATGGGTTAATGATACAGCAGATCACGGCTTTGTTGTCGTGTCCTTTGGCGCTGGGGTCAAGTACCTTTCCCATGACATTGCACACAAACTAGCAGGAGCCCTTGCCAGGTTACCCCAGCAAGTCATTTGGAG GTTTTCAGGTGTCCCACCCAGTAACCTTGGCAACAACACCAGGCTTGTCGAATGGATGCCTCAGAATGACCTATTAG GACATGCCAAGATAAGGGCTTTCTTGAGCCACGGGGGTCTAAACAGTATCTTTGAAGCCCTGTATCATGGAGTTCCGGTGGTGGGTGTGCCCCTATTTGGAGACCACTATGACACCATGATCCGTGTGACCGCTAAAGGTATGGGCATCATGTTGCACTGGAAGAGCATGAGTGAAGATGATCTTTACAACGCCCTGGCCACCGTCATAAAGGACACCAG GTACCGCCAGCGAGCAGAGCTTCTCTCCACCATCCACAAGGACCAGCCGGAACACCCTGTGTCAAGAGTGGTCTACTGGATCAATTACATCCTTCGTCACAACGGCACCGAACACCTGCGTGCCGCTGTATACGACATCTCCCTCTACCAGTACTTCTTGCTGGATGTGTTCTTTGTCATAGGGGCTGCCTTGGTCATGGGTAACTTTGCCGTGAGGCATTTGGGACGATTGCTGCGTGCAAAGTGTAGTGACCATAGTAACATAGTAAGTGACCAAGTAAATGGTATTTCCAGGCAGGAGGGCAACATGATCAACGGGCACTGCCACTCCGTGGCCAACGGTAAACACAAACGCAACAACTCCTTAAAAAATGAGAAGAAGGTGAATTAA